In the Desulfovibrio desulfuricans genome, one interval contains:
- the hmcC gene encoding sulfate respiration complex protein HmcC, protein MAHHSIVIPTRDKLFNISEFLTPTPGNIISAIILAVGLVITVIRFTVGIGSVTNLSDVQPWGMWIGFDLLCGVCLAAGGYFTTVACYIMGMKHFHSAVRPAITTAFLGYAFVVIALLYDLGHPLRLPFMFFFPGTTSVLFEVGLCVATYVSVLLIEFSVAPLEWMSCRYPWLIKVRKIVVKCTIPLTIFGVTLSTLHQSSLGSLYLISPGKVFPLWYSPFMPMFFFVSSMAAGASMVIFEGMLAHRGVHHYMDKTHLREADDVTFSFARAASFILFAYFMLKLIDMLVQANFPYLFTGYGVWWLVEMLGFVLMPALIYAKGARDRNLTLCRIGATNTVLGIVLNRFNVSMIAFNYNLPSAERYFPSIWEICISMFVVTMIVTVYRFIVYNMPVLYEHPDFKGEH, encoded by the coding sequence ATGGCACACCACAGCATAGTTATTCCCACCAGGGACAAGCTGTTCAATATCAGCGAATTCCTGACGCCCACCCCCGGCAACATCATTTCCGCCATCATTCTGGCGGTGGGCCTTGTCATCACCGTTATCCGCTTTACCGTGGGCATCGGTTCCGTCACCAACCTCAGCGATGTGCAGCCCTGGGGCATGTGGATCGGCTTTGACCTTCTGTGCGGCGTGTGCCTTGCAGCGGGCGGCTACTTTACCACTGTCGCCTGCTACATCATGGGCATGAAGCACTTCCACTCGGCGGTGCGTCCGGCCATCACCACAGCCTTTTTGGGCTACGCCTTCGTGGTTATCGCCCTGCTGTACGATCTGGGCCATCCACTGCGTCTGCCCTTCATGTTCTTCTTCCCCGGCACCACCTCCGTTCTGTTTGAAGTGGGCCTGTGCGTGGCAACCTACGTTTCCGTGCTGCTCATCGAATTCTCGGTGGCCCCGCTGGAATGGATGTCCTGCCGCTACCCCTGGCTCATCAAGGTTCGCAAGATCGTGGTCAAGTGCACCATTCCGCTGACCATCTTCGGCGTGACCCTGTCCACCCTGCACCAGTCCTCGCTGGGTTCGCTCTACCTGATCTCCCCCGGCAAGGTCTTCCCCCTGTGGTACTCGCCCTTCATGCCCATGTTCTTCTTTGTGAGTTCCATGGCCGCTGGCGCGTCCATGGTTATCTTTGAAGGCATGCTGGCCCACCGTGGCGTGCACCACTACATGGACAAAACCCACCTGCGCGAAGCTGACGACGTGACCTTCAGCTTTGCCCGCGCGGCTTCGTTCATTCTCTTCGCCTACTTCATGCTCAAGCTTATCGACATGCTTGTGCAGGCCAACTTCCCCTACCTCTTCACGGGTTATGGGGTCTGGTGGCTGGTGGAAATGCTGGGCTTTGTGCTGATGCCCGCCCTGATCTACGCCAAGGGCGCGCGTGACCGCAATCTGACCCTGTGCCGCATTGGCGCGACCAACACGGTGCTGGGCATCGTGCTGAACCGCTTCAACGTTTCCATGATCGCCTTCAACTACAACTTGCCGTCGGCGGAACGCTACTTCCCCAGCATCTGGGAAATCTGCATCTCCATGTTTGTGGTGACCATGATCGT
- the hmcB gene encoding sulfate respiration complex iron-sulfur protein HmcB, translated as MNRRKFLAIMGSAGVISALGTAKVANAGVHTFPYYADSYGVLHDTTRCIGCRRCEEACNAVNHLPKPKKPFTDLSVTATKRRTSAYEWTVVNKYNVNGKDVFRKLQCFHCNDPACASACFAKCFQKQPDGSVTYEGSQCVGCRYCMVACPFYVPGFQYDEAFDPLVQKCTFCEPRLKEGKLPGCVEACPMDALTFGRRSDLIRIARSRITENPGKYVNYVYGEHDAGGTAWMVLSPAVAAPAAAKDAKAHDAHADTSELKQLGLDKHLGTQPMGELTYGALGTVPMIVAFWPVLFGGAYAMTKRREALFKAEKDAHVKETKDDLAAAVDAAVRKIEETQGPGAADTARRAMTDALKAREAECCKEHGEDK; from the coding sequence ATGAATCGCAGAAAATTCCTGGCCATCATGGGAAGCGCGGGCGTGATTTCGGCATTGGGCACTGCCAAGGTGGCCAATGCCGGGGTACACACCTTCCCCTACTATGCAGACAGCTACGGCGTGCTGCATGACACCACGCGCTGCATCGGTTGCCGCCGTTGCGAAGAAGCCTGCAACGCGGTGAACCACCTGCCCAAGCCCAAAAAACCCTTCACCGACCTTTCGGTGACTGCCACCAAGCGCCGCACTTCGGCCTATGAGTGGACAGTGGTTAACAAGTACAACGTCAACGGCAAGGACGTGTTCCGCAAGTTGCAGTGCTTCCACTGCAACGACCCGGCCTGCGCCTCTGCCTGTTTTGCCAAATGCTTCCAGAAGCAGCCTGACGGCAGCGTGACCTACGAAGGTTCGCAGTGCGTGGGCTGCCGGTACTGCATGGTTGCCTGTCCCTTCTATGTGCCGGGCTTCCAGTACGATGAGGCGTTCGATCCCCTGGTGCAGAAGTGCACCTTCTGCGAACCCCGCCTCAAGGAAGGCAAGCTGCCCGGTTGCGTGGAAGCCTGCCCCATGGACGCCCTGACCTTTGGCCGCCGCAGCGACCTGATCAGGATTGCCCGCTCGCGCATCACTGAAAATCCCGGCAAGTACGTAAACTACGTTTACGGCGAACACGATGCCGGCGGTACCGCATGGATGGTGCTTTCCCCTGCCGTGGCTGCTCCTGCCGCCGCCAAGGACGCCAAAGCCCATGATGCCCACGCCGACACCAGCGAACTCAAGCAGCTTGGGCTCGACAAGCACCTGGGTACACAGCCCATGGGCGAGTTGACCTACGGCGCTCTGGGTACCGTGCCCATGATCGTGGCCTTCTGGCCTGTGCTGTTTGGCGGTGCTTACGCCATGACCAAACGCCGCGAAGCTCTCTTCAAGGCGGAAAAGGACGCACACGTTAAGGAGACCAAGGACGATCTGGCCGCTGCCGTTGACGCAGCCGTGCGCAAGATTGAGGAAACCCAGGGTCCGGGCGCTGCCGACACAGCCCGCCGCGCAATGACCGATGCCTTGAAGGCTCGGGAAGCGGAGTGCTGCAAGGAGCACGGGGAGGATAAGTAA